A genomic window from Diospyros lotus cultivar Yz01 chromosome 2, ASM1463336v1, whole genome shotgun sequence includes:
- the LOC127795505 gene encoding homeobox protein knotted-1-like 6 isoform X2 — protein MDDDETYGLSCPAAGYSDHSSPLPLPPDHLLSPASYLPALCDGPPLLGSEQMFAATATEPGDIGWEEDAPGAIRAKIQAHPLCPKMFQAFIDCQKVGASPEIANLFDELYRENNPFSESTAVSTCLGDDPELDEFMGTYCDILMKYKSDLEKHFNEATTFLNSIESQLRNLSAGASKSYVSDEAMESSEDDVGVGQTSQIGEDRELKDKLFHRYSGCVSSLMNEFLKRKKKGKLPREAKQILHDWWTTHFKWPYPTEADKVALARSTGLDQKQIDNWFINQRKRHWRQSSGNMQFAIMDSLYGSFHITDH, from the exons ATGGATGACGATGAAACGTACGGTCTCAGCTGCCCCGCCGCCGGTTACTCCGATCACAGCTCTCCATTACCTCTGCCGCCGGACCACCTCTTGTCACCGGCGAGTTACCTGCCGGCTCTCTGTGACGGTCCTCCATTGCTCGGATCGGAGCAAATGTTCGCCGCTACTGCGACGGAACCCGGTGATATTGGATGGGAAGAGGATGCTCCTGGTGCAATTCGAGCCAAAATCCAAGCTCATCCTCTATGCCCTAAGATGTTCCAAGCTTTCATCGATTGCCAGAAG GTGGGAGCCTCACCGGAGATTGCGAATCTGTTTGACGAATTGTACCGAGAAAACAATCCGTTTAGCGAATCAACCGCAGTTTCAACTTGTTTGGGTGATGATCCTGAACTTGACGAGTTcatg GGAACGTACTGCGACATACTGATGAAGTATAAGTCCGATCTGGAAAAGCATTTCAACGAAGCAACAACGTTCTTGAACAGTATCGAGTCGCAGCTGAGAAATCTCTCTGCGGGCGCTTCCAAAAGCTATGTTTccg ACGAGGCCATGGAATCATCAGAGGATGACGTTGGTGTAGGACAGACCTCCCAAATAGGAGAAGATCGAGAACTCAAGGATAAGCTTTTTCACAGATATAGTGGTTGCGTAAGTTCCTTGATGAATGAATTtttaaagaggaagaaaaaaggaaagctACCTAGAGAAGCAAAGCAAATTTTGCATGATTGGTGGACAACTCACTTCAAATGGCCATACCCAACG GAAGCAGACAAAGTTGCTCTAGCAAGGTCGACAGGCTTAGACCAAAAACAGATAGACAATTGGTTCATAAACCAGAGAAAACGACATTGGAGACAATCGTCAGGGAACATGCAATTTGCTATTATGGATAGCCTTTATGGGTCATTTCACATTACTGATCATTGA
- the LOC127795505 gene encoding homeobox protein knotted-1-like 2 isoform X1: MDDDETYGLSCPAAGYSDHSSPLPLPPDHLLSPASYLPALCDGPPLLGSEQMFAATATEPGDIGWEEDAPGAIRAKIQAHPLCPKMFQAFIDCQKVGASPEIANLFDELYRENNPFSESTAVSTCLGDDPELDEFMGTYCDILMKYKSDLEKHFNEATTFLNSIESQLRNLSAGASKSYVSGDVPRQQRHTPLQSDSDEAMESSEDDVGVGQTSQIGEDRELKDKLFHRYSGCVSSLMNEFLKRKKKGKLPREAKQILHDWWTTHFKWPYPTEADKVALARSTGLDQKQIDNWFINQRKRHWRQSSGNMQFAIMDSLYGSFHITDH, from the exons ATGGATGACGATGAAACGTACGGTCTCAGCTGCCCCGCCGCCGGTTACTCCGATCACAGCTCTCCATTACCTCTGCCGCCGGACCACCTCTTGTCACCGGCGAGTTACCTGCCGGCTCTCTGTGACGGTCCTCCATTGCTCGGATCGGAGCAAATGTTCGCCGCTACTGCGACGGAACCCGGTGATATTGGATGGGAAGAGGATGCTCCTGGTGCAATTCGAGCCAAAATCCAAGCTCATCCTCTATGCCCTAAGATGTTCCAAGCTTTCATCGATTGCCAGAAG GTGGGAGCCTCACCGGAGATTGCGAATCTGTTTGACGAATTGTACCGAGAAAACAATCCGTTTAGCGAATCAACCGCAGTTTCAACTTGTTTGGGTGATGATCCTGAACTTGACGAGTTcatg GGAACGTACTGCGACATACTGATGAAGTATAAGTCCGATCTGGAAAAGCATTTCAACGAAGCAACAACGTTCTTGAACAGTATCGAGTCGCAGCTGAGAAATCTCTCTGCGGGCGCTTCCAAAAGCTATGTTTccg GTGACGTGCCGCGCCAACAAAGGCACACGCCTCTCCAATCGGATTCag ACGAGGCCATGGAATCATCAGAGGATGACGTTGGTGTAGGACAGACCTCCCAAATAGGAGAAGATCGAGAACTCAAGGATAAGCTTTTTCACAGATATAGTGGTTGCGTAAGTTCCTTGATGAATGAATTtttaaagaggaagaaaaaaggaaagctACCTAGAGAAGCAAAGCAAATTTTGCATGATTGGTGGACAACTCACTTCAAATGGCCATACCCAACG GAAGCAGACAAAGTTGCTCTAGCAAGGTCGACAGGCTTAGACCAAAAACAGATAGACAATTGGTTCATAAACCAGAGAAAACGACATTGGAGACAATCGTCAGGGAACATGCAATTTGCTATTATGGATAGCCTTTATGGGTCATTTCACATTACTGATCATTGA